The following proteins come from a genomic window of Macadamia integrifolia cultivar HAES 741 chromosome 14, SCU_Mint_v3, whole genome shotgun sequence:
- the LOC122061866 gene encoding AP2-associated protein kinase 1 isoform X1 has product MWRFKPFQQKEQSGLEGRTIDIGNVKVLVRNIIAEGGFSCVYLARDVLHVSKQYALKHIICNDEESLELVRKEISVMKLLKGHPNVVSLHAHTILDMGRTTEAFLVMEFCEKSLVNVLENRGAGYFEEKQIISIFRDVCNAVFAMHCLSPPIAHRDLKAENLLLGPDGMWKLCDFGSTSTNHKRFERPEEMGIEEDNIRKHTTPAYRAPEMWDLFRREVINEKVDIWALGCLLYRICYFKSAFDGESKLQILNGNYRIPESPKYSSSITDLIKDMLQESPDARPDITQVWFRVNEQLPIELQKSLPDSTPDMQPQTGHCDVGMPNPENRTPPRPRRSPPPVPSSREQVQNVSPASLTPKAGGAGGQLGAFWSTQHAKDSTTVEDKGRPIYNEEASRQSTSKHDRRSPENQHHSENSSPSKEQNVRSRPLRRNMDENSVKRSEGGPSKDFEIRFFSDDAEHGSGRTKTSESANVTTFQKDAFNTFVAEFDTGKLDSASNSKKLEKEEALEAEVDRLKDQLKQANIEKAEVMSKYEKLTTICRSQRQEIQELKQALAARTPSPSKDAPKNQTSPRSSQSATPRQREKIEGTMWELQQGMFVNNSPNPDSKSWQAFPEEPKPPQPVQKNNTPRSVRTVNGRENKQAPVTSPSSQTWGFETESFRAVPTNSQISRTPGPGNSSQRFGDSKSAESKQSTQPAGWAGF; this is encoded by the exons ATGTGGAGGTTCAAGCCATTCCAACAGAAGGAGCAGAGTGGGTTAGAAGGACGTACAATTGATATCGGTAATGTAAAGGTTCTAGTCCGGAATATTATTGCTGAAGGGGGATTCTCTTGTGTTTACCTTGCTCGAGATGTTCTTCATGTGTCCAAGCAGTACGCTTTGAAGCACATCATATGTAATGATGAGGAATCCCTGGAGCTGGTGAGGAAGGAGATCTCAGTGATGAAATTGCTCAAAGGACATCCAAATGTTGTTTCTCTGCATGCTCATACAATCTTGGATATGGGGCGGACAACAGAAGCTTTTCTTGTCATGGAATTTTGTGAGAAATCTCTGGTTAATGTGCTGGAGAACAGAGGAGCGGGGTATTTTGAGGAGAAGCAGATTATTTCAATTTTCAGGGATGTGTGTAATGCTGTCTTTGCAATGCACTGCCTATCCCCACCCATTGCCCACAG AGACTTGAAAGCTGAGAATCTTCTTTTGGGGCCCGATGGAATGTGGAAACTATGTGATTTTGGGAGCACTTCAACCAATCACAAGCGATTTGAAAGGCCAGAAGAAATGGGCATAGAAGAAGACAACATCAGGAAGCACACGACACCAGCCTATAGGGCTCCTGAG ATGTGGGATTTGTTCCGAAGAGAAGTTATAAATGAGAAGGTAGACATTTGG GCTCTTGGCTGCCTCCTTTACCGGATCTGCTACTTCAAATCTGCATTTGATGGAGAGTCGAAGCTGCAAATTTTGAATGGAAACTACCGCATCCCAGAATCACCAAAATACAGTTCATCCATTACGGACCTTATTAAAGACATGCTTCAAGAATCTCCAGATGCCAGACCGGACATCACGCAG GTTTGGTTTCGTGTTAATGAGCAATTACCTATAGAGTTGCAGAAGTCATTACCGGACAGCACTCCAGACATGCAACCACAAACTGGTCACTGTGACG TTGGCATGCCGAATCCTGAAAACAGAACTCCTCCAAGGCCTCGTCGGAGTCCTCCACCTGTACCTTCATCCAGGGAGCAAGTTCAGAATGTATCACCAGCATCTCTCACACCCAAGGCAGGTGGAGCTGGAGGACAATTGGGTGCATTCTGGTCCACCCAACATGCTAAAGACTCAACAACTGTGGAGGACAAGGGAAGGCCCATTTATAATGAAGAAGCATCTAGACAAAGCACATCAAAGCATGATCGACGGAGTCCAGAGAATCAACATCATTCCGAGAACAGTAGCCCTTCAAAAGAGCAAAATGTCCGATCACGTCCCTTGAGGAGGAATATGGATGAAAACTCTGTTAAGAGGTCTGAGGGGGGCCCTTCTAAGGACTTTGAAATAAGGTTTTTCTCAGATGATGCGGAGCATGGTTCTGGGAGAACAAAAACATCAGAATCAGCAAATGTAACAACTTTCCAGAAGGATGCATTCAATACCTTTGTAGCTGAATTTGATACCGGAAAACTTGACTCTGCAAGTAATAGtaagaaattagaaaaagaagaagcattAGAGGCTGAAGTGGATAGGCTGAAAGATCAGCTGAAGCAAGCCAATATTGAGAAAGCTGAAGTAATGTCCAAATATGAAAAGTTAACTACCATCTGTCGTTCTCAGCGGCAAGAAATCCAGGAGTTAAAGCAAGCTCTGGCTGCTAGAACTCCATCACCCAGCAAAGATGCTCCAAAGAACCAAACTTCTCCTCGAAGTTCGCAGTCTGCCACTCCTCGG CAGAGGGAGAAGATTGAAGGAACTATGTGGGAACTGCAACAAGGGATGTTTGTCAACAATTCGCCAAACCCAGACTCCAAGTCATGGCAAGCATTCCCTGAGGAGCCCAAGCCTCCTCAGCCTGTGCAGAAGAATAACACTCCCAGATCGGTTCGGACAGTAAATGGCCGTGAGAACAAGCAGGCTCCAGTTACAAGTCCCAGCTCTCAGACTTGGGGTTTTGAAACTGAGAGTTTCAGAGCAGTCCCAACCAATTCTCAGATTTCCAGAACTCCTGGTCCAGGGAATAGCTCCCAGCggtttggtgactcaaagagTGCGGAAAGCAAGCAGTCTACTCAGCCTGCTGGGTGGGCGGGTTTCTAA
- the LOC122061866 gene encoding AP2-associated protein kinase 1 isoform X2 produces the protein MWRFKPFQQKEQSGLEGRTIDIGNVKVLVRNIIAEGGFSCVYLARDVLHVSKQYALKHIICNDEESLELVRKEISVMKLLKGHPNVVSLHAHTILDMGRTTEAFLVMEFCEKSLVNVLENRGAGYFEEKQIISIFRDVCNAVFAMHCLSPPIAHRDLKAENLLLGPDGMWKLCDFGSTSTNHKRFERPEEMGIEEDNIRKHTTPAYRAPEMWDLFRREVINEKVDIWALGCLLYRICYFKSAFDGESKLQILNGNYRIPESPKYSSSITDLIKDMLQESPDARPDITQVWFRVNEQLPIELQKSLPDSTPDMQPQTGHCDVGMPNPENRTPPRPRRSPPPVPSSREQVQNVSPASLTPKAGGAGGQLGAFWSTQHAKDSTTVEDKGRPIYNEEASRQSTSKHDRRSPENQHHSENSSPSKEQNVRSRPLRRNMDENSVKRSEGGPSKDFEIRFFSDDAEHGSGRTKTSESANVTTFQKDAFNTFVAEFDTGKLDSASNSKKLEKEEALEAEVDRLKDQLKQANIEKAEVMSKYEKLTTICRSQRQEIQELKQALAARTPSPSKDAPKNQTSPRSSQSATPRREKIEGTMWELQQGMFVNNSPNPDSKSWQAFPEEPKPPQPVQKNNTPRSVRTVNGRENKQAPVTSPSSQTWGFETESFRAVPTNSQISRTPGPGNSSQRFGDSKSAESKQSTQPAGWAGF, from the exons ATGTGGAGGTTCAAGCCATTCCAACAGAAGGAGCAGAGTGGGTTAGAAGGACGTACAATTGATATCGGTAATGTAAAGGTTCTAGTCCGGAATATTATTGCTGAAGGGGGATTCTCTTGTGTTTACCTTGCTCGAGATGTTCTTCATGTGTCCAAGCAGTACGCTTTGAAGCACATCATATGTAATGATGAGGAATCCCTGGAGCTGGTGAGGAAGGAGATCTCAGTGATGAAATTGCTCAAAGGACATCCAAATGTTGTTTCTCTGCATGCTCATACAATCTTGGATATGGGGCGGACAACAGAAGCTTTTCTTGTCATGGAATTTTGTGAGAAATCTCTGGTTAATGTGCTGGAGAACAGAGGAGCGGGGTATTTTGAGGAGAAGCAGATTATTTCAATTTTCAGGGATGTGTGTAATGCTGTCTTTGCAATGCACTGCCTATCCCCACCCATTGCCCACAG AGACTTGAAAGCTGAGAATCTTCTTTTGGGGCCCGATGGAATGTGGAAACTATGTGATTTTGGGAGCACTTCAACCAATCACAAGCGATTTGAAAGGCCAGAAGAAATGGGCATAGAAGAAGACAACATCAGGAAGCACACGACACCAGCCTATAGGGCTCCTGAG ATGTGGGATTTGTTCCGAAGAGAAGTTATAAATGAGAAGGTAGACATTTGG GCTCTTGGCTGCCTCCTTTACCGGATCTGCTACTTCAAATCTGCATTTGATGGAGAGTCGAAGCTGCAAATTTTGAATGGAAACTACCGCATCCCAGAATCACCAAAATACAGTTCATCCATTACGGACCTTATTAAAGACATGCTTCAAGAATCTCCAGATGCCAGACCGGACATCACGCAG GTTTGGTTTCGTGTTAATGAGCAATTACCTATAGAGTTGCAGAAGTCATTACCGGACAGCACTCCAGACATGCAACCACAAACTGGTCACTGTGACG TTGGCATGCCGAATCCTGAAAACAGAACTCCTCCAAGGCCTCGTCGGAGTCCTCCACCTGTACCTTCATCCAGGGAGCAAGTTCAGAATGTATCACCAGCATCTCTCACACCCAAGGCAGGTGGAGCTGGAGGACAATTGGGTGCATTCTGGTCCACCCAACATGCTAAAGACTCAACAACTGTGGAGGACAAGGGAAGGCCCATTTATAATGAAGAAGCATCTAGACAAAGCACATCAAAGCATGATCGACGGAGTCCAGAGAATCAACATCATTCCGAGAACAGTAGCCCTTCAAAAGAGCAAAATGTCCGATCACGTCCCTTGAGGAGGAATATGGATGAAAACTCTGTTAAGAGGTCTGAGGGGGGCCCTTCTAAGGACTTTGAAATAAGGTTTTTCTCAGATGATGCGGAGCATGGTTCTGGGAGAACAAAAACATCAGAATCAGCAAATGTAACAACTTTCCAGAAGGATGCATTCAATACCTTTGTAGCTGAATTTGATACCGGAAAACTTGACTCTGCAAGTAATAGtaagaaattagaaaaagaagaagcattAGAGGCTGAAGTGGATAGGCTGAAAGATCAGCTGAAGCAAGCCAATATTGAGAAAGCTGAAGTAATGTCCAAATATGAAAAGTTAACTACCATCTGTCGTTCTCAGCGGCAAGAAATCCAGGAGTTAAAGCAAGCTCTGGCTGCTAGAACTCCATCACCCAGCAAAGATGCTCCAAAGAACCAAACTTCTCCTCGAAGTTCGCAGTCTGCCACTCCTCGG AGGGAGAAGATTGAAGGAACTATGTGGGAACTGCAACAAGGGATGTTTGTCAACAATTCGCCAAACCCAGACTCCAAGTCATGGCAAGCATTCCCTGAGGAGCCCAAGCCTCCTCAGCCTGTGCAGAAGAATAACACTCCCAGATCGGTTCGGACAGTAAATGGCCGTGAGAACAAGCAGGCTCCAGTTACAAGTCCCAGCTCTCAGACTTGGGGTTTTGAAACTGAGAGTTTCAGAGCAGTCCCAACCAATTCTCAGATTTCCAGAACTCCTGGTCCAGGGAATAGCTCCCAGCggtttggtgactcaaagagTGCGGAAAGCAAGCAGTCTACTCAGCCTGCTGGGTGGGCGGGTTTCTAA
- the LOC122062002 gene encoding uncharacterized protein LOC122062002, which yields MRKPKMVGPSHLKPLQFLYNISVKAPQYPNPSSMKIKSIVQSHILRHVWRIVGSVTKAKSKLFEIIKEKRPDYYIESINKSIRNKKKIKRQKKLFGSITAHYNWCSSHVGPMPMSEPSMDHGFSAGHGYYDSTWNSVIPECEDGMESQLSGYLQWLEEKVPDSSAVDTEVDDEIDRLAAKFIASCHEKFRLEKQESYRRYQEMMARSM from the coding sequence ATGCGCAAACCAAAAATGGTTGGCCCATCCCATCTGAAACCTCTGCAATTTCTTTACAATATCTCAGTGAAAGCTCCCCAGTACCCAAATCCAAGCTCCATGAAAATCAAATCCATAGTTCAGTCTCACATCCTCAGACATGTCTGGAGAATTGTGGGTTCCGTAACTAAAGCCAAGTCTAAGCTCTTTGAAatcatcaaagagaagagaCCTGACTACTACATTGAGAGCATCAACAAGAGCataagaaacaagaagaagatcaaGAGGCAGAAGAAGCTGTTTGGTTCAATTACAGCTCACTACAACTGGTGTTCTTCACATGTGGGACCTATGCCTATGTCTGAGCCTTCCATGGATCATGGGTTCAGTGCTGGCCATGGCTACTATGATTCTACATGGAACTCTGTTATCCCTGAATGTGAAGATGGAATGGAGTCTCAATTATCAGGTTACCTTCAATGGCTTGAAGAAAAAGTCCCAGATAGTTCAGCAGTTGATACAGAGGTTGATGATGAGATTGATCGACTCGCCGCCAAGTTTATTGCAAGTTGTCATGAGAAGTTTAGATTGGAGAAGCAAGAGTCTTACAGGAGATACCAAGAAATGATGGCTAGAAGCATGTGA
- the LOC122062000 gene encoding 3-oxoacyl-[acyl-carrier-protein] reductase FabG-like, whose amino-acid sequence METNLEPWNRLEGKVVMVTGASSGLGREFCLNLAMAGCNIIAAARRKDRLKSLCEEINQNSKASISSTGTVAVAVELDLSAAGPVIDASVQIAWDEFGRIDALVNAAGVRGTVRSPIDLSEEEWNSTVKTNLTGSWLVTKSVGRRISENGLKGSVMFITSIGGIQRGELPGGTAYVASKAGLNAMTKIMAIELGPLNIRVNSIAPGLFKSEITEGLMQKDWLNNVALRTVPLRKFGTIDPALTSLIRFLIHESSGYVSGNVFIVDSGNTLPGFPIFSSL is encoded by the exons ATGGAGACAAATCTGGAGCCATGGAATCGGTTGGAGGGAAAGGTAGTAATGGTGACAGGGGCATCTTCAGGGCTAGGGAGAGAGTTCTGTTTGAATCTCGCCATGGCAGGCTGCAACATTATCGCCGCGGCTCGTAGAAAGGATCGATTAAAGTCTCTCTGCGAAGAAATTAACCAAAACTCGAAAGCTTCAATTTCATCTACAGGAACCGTAGCTGTTGCGGTAGAGCTTGACCTGAGCGCCGCGGGGCCTGTGATCGATGCGTCTGTGCAGATTGCTTGGGATGAGTTCGGCCGGATCGATGCGTTGGTTAACGCCGCCGGAGTAAGAG GTACAGTGAGATCCCCCATAGATTTGTCTGAAGAGGAATGGAATAGTACTGTGAAAACAAACCTAACGGGTTCTTGGCTAGTAACTAAGTCTGTGGGTCGTCGCATCAGTGAAAATGGTCTGAAAGGATCGGTTATGTTTATTACATCTATTGGTGGAATCCAGCGTGGAGAGTTACCCGGTGGTACTGCCTATGTTGCCTCAAAAGCTGGTCTAAATGCCATGACTAAG ATAATGGCCATAGAGTTGGGGCCACTCAACATAAGAGTGAACTCAATAGCTCCTGGGTTGTTCAAGTCAGAGATAACAGAAGGACTTATGCAGAAAGATTGGCTCAACAATGTGGCTTTGAGGACTGTCCCTCTAAGAAAATTTGGCACAATTGACCCAGCATTGACATCACTCATCCGTTTTCTGATCCATGAATCCTCAGGCTACGTTTCAGGCAATGTGTTCATCGTTGACTCAGGAAACACCCTACCTggtttccccattttctcttccctttag
- the LOC122061358 gene encoding 3-oxoacyl-[acyl-carrier-protein] reductase FabG-like: MADEGKKLFLEPWHRLEGKVVMVTGASSGLGREFCLDLAKAGCNIVAAARRKDRLVSLCNEINQSSSKNRAFAVDLDVTAKGPEIDASVQRAWNAFGRIDALVNNAGVRGTVKSPLNLSEEEWNNTIRTNLTGSWLVTKYVCRRMRDANLKGLVINISSIVGLNRGQLPGATAYAASKGGINTMTKIMALELGVHNIRVNSISPGVFKSEITEKLMQKVWLNKVAKRIIPLKEHGTSDPALTSLVRYLIHDSSEYISGNVFIVDAGATLPGVPIFSSL; this comes from the exons atggCGGATGAAGGTAAGAAGTTGTTTCTAGAGCCATGGCATCGGTTAGAGGGAAAGGTAGTGATGGTGACCGGAGCTTCTTCTGGTCTTGGTCGTGAATTCTGCTTGGATCTTGCTAAGGCTGGATGTAATATCGTCGCCGCAGCTCGTAGGAAAGACAGGTTGGTGTCTCTCTGTAACGAAATCAATCAATCGAGTTCCAAAAACAGAGCTTTTGCTGTAGACCTCGATGTAACCGCCAAGGGACCTGAAATTGATGCGTCTGTGCAGAGAGCTTGGAATGCTTTCGGTCGGATTGATGCCTTGGTTAACAACGCTGGAGTTAGAG GCACTGTGAAATCTCCACTGAATTTGTCCGAAGAGGAATGGAACAATACTATCCGGACTAACTTAACAGGCTCCTGGCTAGTAACCAAGTACGTCTGCAGACGTATGCGTGATGCCAATCTGAAGGGATTGGTTATAAATATTTCATCCATCGTTGGTCTTAACCGTGGACAATTACCTGGAGCTACTGCCTATGCTGCTTCAAAGGGTGGTATAAACACCATGACCAAG ATCATGGCCTTGGAGTTGGGGGTGCATAATATCAGAGTGAACTCAATATCACCAGGGGTGTTCAAATCTGAGATAACAGAGAAACTTATGCAGAAAGTGTGGCTCAATAAGGTGGCTAAGAGAATCATCCCTTTAAAAGAACATGGTACTTCAGACCCAGCATTGACATCGCTTGTCCGGTATTTGATACATGACTCTTCAGAGTATATCTCAGGCAATGTGTTTATAGTTGATGCAGGAGCCACCCTACCAGGTGTTCcaattttttcttccctttga